The Arvicola amphibius chromosome 5, mArvAmp1.2, whole genome shotgun sequence genome contains the following window.
CCCCAGTAGCGGGCGGGCTGCCCAGCTGAAGCTGTCCAGCTGCCCCAGCGGCCGGCAGCCGGCAGCCTTGCTGGATGTGCGCTCCGTGCCAGGCCTGGATGGGTCTGGCTGGGAGGTGTTCGACATCTGGAAACTCTTCCGAAATTTTAAGAACTCAGCGCAGCTGTGCCTGGAGCTGGAGGCCTGGGAACGGGGCCGGGCTGTGGACCTCCGTGGCCTGGGCTTTGAACGCGCTGCCCGACAGGTCCACGAGAAGGCCCTGTTCCTGGTATTTGGTCGTACGAAGAAACGGGACCTGTTCTTTAATGAGATTAAGGCCCGTTCTGGCCAGGATGACAAGACTGTGTATGAATACCTGTTTAGCCAGAGGCGGAAACGGCGGGCCCCACTGGCCAACCGCCAGGGCAAACGACCCAGCAAGAACCTCAAGGCTCGTTGTAGTCGGAAAGCTTTGCATGTCAACTTCAAGGACATGGGCTGGGACGACTGGATCATTGCGCCCCTTGAGTATGAGGCCTTCCATTGCGAAGGACTGTGTGAGTTCCCCCTGCGCTCCCACTTGGAGCCCACAAACCATGCGGTCATCCAGACCCTTATGAATTCTATGGACCCTGAGTCCACACCACCCACCTGTTGTGTGCCCACACGGCTGAGTCCCATTAGCATCCTCTTCATTGACTCCGCCAACAATGTGGTGTATAAACAGTACGAGGACATGGTGGTAGAATCTTGTGGCTGCAGGTAGCAGCACTGGCCCTCTGTCTAACAGGGTGGCACATCCGGAGAGAACCCCTCCACATGCCCCCGGATTCACAGCGGGGTTGTGAAGCTGCAGCCGGAAGTATCCTGAAAGCCTGCATGAAAGGGGATTTCAGCAGGCCTTCTCTCTGGGTGTGGTCTGGGCTAACGAGTCCCCCACCTGAGGATTCCTGCCCTTCTGCTCCTCTGACAGGCAGCGATGGGGCCCAAAGAACAGACTGAGTGGGACTGAGACCCAGGAAATGAGGCTCCGtctccatctctcctgcctgggCCTCCTCCGTCTTC
Protein-coding sequences here:
- the Gdf5 gene encoding growth/differentiation factor 5 — protein: MRLPKLLTFLLWHLAWLDLELICTVLGAPDLGQRPPGARPGLAKAEAKERPPLARNIFRPGGHSYGGGATNARAKGSSGQTQAKKDEPRKMPPRSGGPETKSGPPPQTRQPAARTVTPKGQLPGGKASSKTGSAPSSFLLKKTREPGTPREPKEPFRPPPITPHEYMLSLYRTLSDADRKGRNSSVKLEAGLANTITSFIDKGQDDRGPVVRKQRYVFDISALEKDGLLGAELRILRKKPLDMAKPAVPSSGRAAQLKLSSCPSGRQPAALLDVRSVPGLDGSGWEVFDIWKLFRNFKNSAQLCLELEAWERGRAVDLRGLGFERAARQVHEKALFLVFGRTKKRDLFFNEIKARSGQDDKTVYEYLFSQRRKRRAPLANRQGKRPSKNLKARCSRKALHVNFKDMGWDDWIIAPLEYEAFHCEGLCEFPLRSHLEPTNHAVIQTLMNSMDPESTPPTCCVPTRLSPISILFIDSANNVVYKQYEDMVVESCGCR